A window from Nitrosopumilus adriaticus encodes these proteins:
- a CDS encoding RNA-binding domain-containing protein, which yields MIGKIEVTIDVIVHATEDISKIFQSFDDLLEIKEEEFTVHETTGYFENPIILLNTKIVKKQAQKFIMKLLELLSNQQIKELIDQIEERTIDSRFHMRLDKQELINGNIIISEKDTIKIKIHTPIYNKKDTVKTFREIFQIAN from the coding sequence ATGATTGGTAAGATTGAAGTAACAATTGATGTAATTGTTCATGCAACAGAAGATATTTCAAAAATTTTTCAATCATTTGATGACTTACTAGAAATAAAAGAAGAAGAATTTACAGTTCATGAAACTACAGGGTATTTTGAAAATCCAATAATTTTGTTAAATACAAAAATTGTAAAAAAACAGGCTCAAAAATTCATCATGAAACTTTTAGAATTACTCTCAAATCAACAAATCAAGGAGTTAATTGACCAAATTGAAGAAAGAACTATTGATTCTAGATTCCATATGAGATTAGATAAACAAGAATTAATCAACGGAAACATCATAATTAGTGAAAAAGACACAATAAAAATAAAAATCCATACACCTATTTACAACAAAAAGGATACAGTCAAAACATTTAGAGAAATTTTTCAGATTGCCAACTAG
- a CDS encoding KEOPS complex subunit Pcc1 gives MSLTCQVQLVLNNISQEKAQTVKKVLEPDNVDFPEGLSLYVENIDNKLVFNFESKKNMKHLIGTIDEVLEHIQVALKVIE, from the coding sequence ATGTCGTTAACATGTCAAGTCCAACTAGTTCTAAATAACATATCACAAGAAAAAGCCCAAACTGTCAAAAAAGTACTAGAACCTGACAATGTGGATTTTCCAGAAGGATTGAGTCTTTATGTTGAAAATATTGATAACAAACTAGTTTTTAATTTTGAAAGTAAGAAGAACATGAAACATCTTATTGGAACAATTGATGAAGTGTTGGAACATATCCAAGTTGCATTAAAGGTGATTGAATAA
- the dusB gene encoding tRNA dihydrouridine synthase DusB, whose translation MLPKFSTQAFLAPMAGVSDPALRLQCKQMGAGLVVTEFTSIHSIIAKEKQLKENMQTIQEFIEYSEEERPLSVQLFGSDLVALEKAAKIVEPYFDIIDYNMGCPAPHITQQMAGGALLQEVNLTQQIFSTLVNAVKKPVTLKIRSGVTNASQYLFRDIAEIAEDEGIQMITLHPRTVSQGYSGNADWKMIKELKEISSIPIVGNGDITTPEDAKEMLDYTGCDYVMIGRGAMGNPFLFEQINDYLKTNSYHEYSFKDRLDSFFDYMHLTAKYKIKFANIKSQAMRFTKGMKGGSKLRSKITISKNITELEKIMNDAYSVS comes from the coding sequence ATGCTCCCAAAATTCTCAACTCAAGCATTTCTAGCTCCTATGGCAGGAGTAAGTGATCCTGCATTAAGATTACAATGCAAGCAAATGGGAGCTGGGTTAGTCGTAACTGAATTTACTAGTATTCATAGCATTATAGCAAAAGAAAAACAACTCAAAGAAAACATGCAAACTATTCAGGAGTTCATTGAATATTCTGAAGAAGAACGTCCTCTATCAGTTCAATTATTTGGTTCTGATCTTGTAGCGTTAGAAAAAGCTGCAAAAATTGTAGAACCATATTTTGATATTATTGATTACAATATGGGCTGTCCTGCACCTCACATCACTCAACAAATGGCAGGTGGTGCTCTTTTACAAGAAGTCAATCTGACTCAACAAATTTTCAGTACTCTTGTTAATGCTGTAAAAAAACCTGTGACTTTAAAGATTCGTTCTGGAGTCACTAATGCGAGCCAATATCTTTTTCGAGATATTGCTGAAATTGCAGAAGATGAAGGAATTCAAATGATTACTCTTCATCCAAGAACTGTTAGTCAGGGATATTCTGGAAATGCCGATTGGAAAATGATCAAAGAGCTTAAAGAAATTTCTAGCATCCCAATTGTTGGAAATGGAGATATCACTACTCCTGAAGATGCAAAGGAAATGTTGGATTATACTGGATGTGATTATGTGATGATTGGCCGTGGAGCTATGGGAAATCCCTTTTTATTTGAACAAATCAATGACTATCTGAAAACAAACTCTTATCATGAATATTCTTTCAAAGATAGATTGGATTCTTTTTTTGACTACATGCATCTAACTGCAAAATATAAAATCAAATTTGCAAATATTAAGAGTCAGGCAATGAGGTTTACTAAAGGAATGAAAGGAGGTTCCAAACTTCGCTCCAAAATCACCATTTCAAAGAATATTACTGAATTGGAAAAAATAATGAATGATGCATATTCTGTATCTTAG
- a CDS encoding TATA-box-binding protein: MPQTKPIVSVENVVASASVDQKIDLNDITEKFPDTEYHPEQFPGLVFRLKSPRTATLIFRTGKMVCTGAKSEEMAIKAVNTVVQKLRKGKIKIKKDAVITVQNIVAAINLGGKIHLEKAARTLPRSMYEPEQFPGLIHRMLDPKTVILLFASGKLVCTGAKKESDVYRSVHNLHALLEEKNLMIYDQ, encoded by the coding sequence ATGCCTCAAACAAAGCCTATTGTTAGTGTTGAAAACGTTGTTGCTTCAGCATCAGTAGACCAAAAGATTGATCTTAATGACATCACAGAAAAATTTCCAGATACAGAATACCATCCAGAACAATTTCCTGGACTGGTTTTTAGATTAAAGAGTCCTAGAACTGCGACATTAATTTTTAGAACAGGTAAAATGGTTTGTACTGGCGCTAAATCTGAAGAGATGGCAATAAAAGCTGTAAACACAGTTGTTCAGAAATTAAGAAAGGGGAAGATTAAGATTAAAAAAGATGCAGTTATCACTGTTCAAAATATAGTTGCAGCAATTAATCTTGGTGGAAAAATTCACTTAGAAAAAGCTGCAAGAACTTTACCAAGAAGCATGTATGAACCAGAGCAATTTCCTGGACTTATTCACAGGATGTTAGATCCTAAAACAGTGATTTTGTTATTTGCTTCTGGAAAATTGGTTTGTACTGGCGCCAAAAAAGAATCAGATGTATATCGTTCTGTTCATAATTTACACGCATTATTAGAAGAAAAGAATCTAATGATTTATGATCAATGA
- a CDS encoding Lrp/AsnC family transcriptional regulator: MATAYVLINCELGSEEAVISELKSIEGVVEVHGTFGAYDILAKVESGQVEALRETITWKIRKIPKIRSTLTLMGIEGQQ; encoded by the coding sequence TTGGCAACAGCTTATGTTCTCATAAACTGTGAACTTGGTTCTGAAGAAGCAGTAATCTCAGAATTAAAATCCATTGAAGGAGTAGTTGAAGTACATGGTACATTTGGTGCATATGATATTCTTGCCAAAGTTGAATCAGGTCAAGTTGAAGCATTACGCGAAACCATTACTTGGAAAATTAGAAAAATTCCAAAAATCCGTTCTACATTGACCCTGATGGGTATTGAAGGCCAGCAATAG
- a CDS encoding NAD(P)/FAD-dependent oxidoreductase, with protein MVDYDVIVAGGGLAGTITAQAISHYSNQNTKILVVDRNTEFLPGRKSLAGWVCGDACSKEAVDFMSERIKVEWTRPEIEHDVKGVMALSPDRETAIPFDGDGFMLNRQKLPEIQNERCRKMGIEFEYEINLTGLIYDGQQAVGVQGIDNKTKQPFKKTSKIVIDATGVTSMLRNGLQNSTKVEKRIDRRDLESTGRYIMHFEPGKKDLTEFDPDYCIIHLDQDIAPGGYGWVFPKGETKVNIGLGVEKSLLDKRNKRLGKKDNVESLMKEYLARNVAIKNAKLSEDPQDINNNSGVFQVSVRRQNDCMVSGGYMMVGDSAWMPKPIDAGGIGPALIAGTILGNNVAQALEANDVSEAGLWQYNLDYIKEYGYKTAGLELFRRLIQQMSNEQISYGMKHFLGKLDAESISKGEHPDFSGLGKIGMIIRGAMNKTVADGLRYTSKENQWLVEHYNNYPKDPSGFDEWNKTLHQRLDEAFTKVEAFGK; from the coding sequence GTGGTAGATTATGACGTTATAGTTGCAGGGGGAGGTCTTGCAGGTACAATTACAGCACAGGCAATTTCTCATTATTCAAACCAAAATACAAAAATTTTGGTTGTTGATAGAAATACAGAATTTTTACCCGGTAGAAAATCCTTAGCTGGATGGGTATGTGGAGATGCATGTTCAAAAGAAGCAGTAGACTTTATGTCAGAAAGAATCAAAGTTGAATGGACCAGACCAGAAATCGAACATGATGTTAAAGGAGTCATGGCATTATCACCAGATAGAGAAACTGCAATTCCTTTTGATGGCGATGGATTTATGCTTAATCGTCAAAAATTACCAGAAATTCAAAATGAAAGATGTAGAAAAATGGGTATTGAATTTGAATATGAAATAAATCTTACAGGACTAATTTATGATGGTCAACAAGCAGTAGGGGTTCAAGGAATTGATAATAAAACTAAACAGCCATTTAAAAAAACATCAAAAATTGTAATCGATGCTACAGGTGTAACATCCATGCTCAGAAATGGACTTCAAAACTCCACTAAAGTAGAAAAGAGAATAGACAGAAGAGATTTAGAATCAACTGGAAGATATATCATGCATTTCGAACCTGGAAAAAAGGATCTTACTGAATTTGATCCAGATTATTGTATTATTCATTTAGATCAAGATATTGCACCGGGAGGATATGGATGGGTGTTTCCAAAAGGAGAGACTAAAGTAAACATTGGATTAGGTGTAGAAAAATCTCTGCTAGATAAACGAAACAAACGACTTGGTAAGAAAGATAATGTTGAATCACTGATGAAAGAATATCTTGCAAGAAATGTAGCCATCAAAAATGCAAAGTTATCAGAAGACCCACAAGACATTAACAACAATTCAGGAGTTTTCCAAGTTTCAGTTAGAAGACAAAACGATTGTATGGTATCAGGGGGATACATGATGGTAGGTGATTCTGCATGGATGCCAAAACCAATTGATGCAGGAGGAATAGGACCAGCATTAATTGCAGGTACAATTTTAGGAAATAATGTAGCTCAAGCATTAGAAGCAAATGATGTTTCTGAAGCTGGTTTATGGCAATACAATTTAGATTACATCAAAGAATACGGATACAAAACTGCAGGTCTTGAGCTCTTTAGAAGATTGATTCAACAAATGTCTAATGAGCAAATCAGTTATGGCATGAAACACTTTTTGGGTAAACTTGATGCTGAATCAATTAGTAAAGGTGAACACCCAGACTTTTCAGGATTAGGAAAAATTGGAATGATAATTAGAGGTGCAATGAACAAGACAGTTGCAGATGGACTCAGATATACTTCTAAAGAAAATCAATGGTTAGTTGAGCACTACAACAATTATCCAAAAGATCCATCAGGATTTGATGAATGGAATAAAACACTGCATCAAAGACTAGACGAAGCTTTTACAAAAGTAGAAGCATTTGGAAAATAG
- a CDS encoding 30S ribosomal protein S3ae codes for MARRKGRVKDKWREKRWVTVYAPDSFNNVPIAYVPITDDENAVGRVLEVTLYDILKGDPSQHQYKIYFQIHKVDGDKATTIFKRYEYSKEFLRSLVRRGSSKINFSIDIKTKDGYIFRIKLLALTHRQLNTSRQHALRLIAQDIIRKTIPEMTIDQFVQATCYSKINSDVMAAFKKVIRVRHVGLEKVKLIRTADKETVLLEA; via the coding sequence TTGGCACGTAGAAAAGGTCGAGTAAAGGACAAGTGGAGAGAAAAACGCTGGGTTACAGTATATGCACCAGATTCATTTAACAACGTACCAATAGCTTATGTTCCAATCACAGATGATGAGAACGCAGTAGGTCGAGTTTTAGAAGTAACACTATATGACATTCTAAAAGGAGATCCTTCACAACATCAATACAAAATATATTTCCAGATTCATAAGGTTGATGGAGACAAGGCAACAACGATCTTTAAGAGATATGAATATTCAAAAGAATTTTTGCGTAGTTTAGTTAGACGTGGTTCATCAAAAATTAACTTTAGTATAGATATCAAAACAAAAGATGGTTACATCTTTAGAATCAAATTACTTGCTCTAACACACAGACAACTTAACACATCTAGACAGCATGCTCTTAGATTAATTGCTCAAGATATTATTAGAAAAACAATTCCAGAAATGACAATTGATCAATTTGTTCAGGCAACATGTTATAGTAAAATTAATTCAGATGTCATGGCAGCATTTAAGAAAGTTATTAGAGTTAGACATGTTGGTCTTGAGAAAGTAAAACTCATCAGAACTGCAGATAAAGAAACAGTGTTACTTGAAGCATAA
- a CDS encoding P-II family nitrogen regulator, giving the protein MKRIEATIQATKMGAVTEAINDLVGGFTILEGKGRGSGIRQQVRSGRGTGSITKDYNSVATVSTIVDDSDVEKVSNAIADAAFTGKGGDGIIVVENVDSVLNIASKKSGSEAL; this is encoded by the coding sequence ATGAAACGAATTGAGGCAACTATTCAAGCAACCAAAATGGGAGCTGTCACTGAGGCAATTAATGACCTTGTTGGTGGATTTACCATTCTGGAAGGAAAAGGCAGAGGATCTGGAATACGACAACAAGTCAGATCTGGCAGAGGAACAGGTTCAATAACCAAAGACTACAATTCAGTAGCAACAGTTAGTACAATTGTTGATGACTCAGATGTAGAAAAGGTTTCAAACGCAATTGCTGATGCAGCTTTTACAGGAAAAGGTGGAGATGGAATCATCGTTGTAGAAAATGTAGATAGTGTTTTGAACATTGCATCCAAAAAGAGCGGTTCTGAAGCCCTCTAA
- a CDS encoding AAA family ATPase, whose amino-acid sequence MEQVQYLDWNNSTEILNKAFEAGLFVLIIGPKGTGKTSFVRDFAKSNNVNLQSINFSLRTRESHLVGSKTLTNGTVTFDEGVLIKSMKEGNMLYLDEINAAEADVLLRLDEALDDRRQIVLKESTGELIKAKENWFVVATINPLTHSGTKELPPQILSRFPVRIRLEYPPEDIELEIVKKHISGEHESEIIQAIKLANTLRQAAAVEELFYSPSLRETIAFAKLLDKGMSAKDAAKFVFGNVYTQWGSIEYQKVSDIITSMFGN is encoded by the coding sequence TTGGAACAAGTTCAATATCTTGATTGGAATAATTCAACTGAAATACTAAACAAGGCATTTGAAGCAGGTCTTTTTGTTTTAATAATTGGACCAAAAGGTACGGGAAAAACATCCTTTGTCAGAGATTTTGCAAAGAGCAATAATGTGAATCTACAATCAATTAATTTCAGCCTCAGAACAAGAGAGAGTCATTTGGTAGGATCAAAAACTCTCACTAACGGAACTGTTACCTTTGATGAAGGAGTTTTGATCAAATCAATGAAAGAAGGAAATATGCTATACTTGGATGAAATTAATGCAGCAGAAGCTGATGTTTTACTTAGACTTGATGAAGCGTTAGATGATAGACGCCAAATCGTATTAAAAGAATCTACAGGAGAGTTAATCAAAGCAAAAGAGAATTGGTTTGTAGTTGCCACAATAAATCCATTAACTCATAGCGGAACTAAAGAATTACCACCTCAAATTCTAAGTAGATTTCCAGTACGAATTAGATTAGAGTATCCTCCAGAAGATATTGAATTAGAAATTGTAAAAAAACATATTTCTGGAGAACACGAATCAGAAATTATTCAGGCAATAAAATTAGCAAATACATTAAGGCAAGCAGCTGCTGTTGAAGAATTATTTTATTCACCTAGCTTACGAGAAACTATTGCTTTTGCAAAATTGTTAGACAAAGGCATGTCTGCAAAAGACGCTGCAAAATTTGTTTTTGGAAATGTTTACACACAATGGGGAAGTATAGAATATCAAAAAGTAAGTGACATCATTACTTCGATGTTTGGTAATTAA
- a CDS encoding ASCH domain-containing protein, producing the protein MKCLSVSQPFANLIISGKKTIELRKWNTNFRGDFLIHAPIKIRTDDCKRLKMNMKFVTGAIIGKAEIYDVKKYNSIKEVKMDQKSHLASKNFHDRIFGFKLKNAKALRIPIPWKGQLGFFDVDLPKTKIKNTEIVSDIIDEEYRYQWIGHH; encoded by the coding sequence TTGAAATGTCTTTCAGTTTCTCAACCATTTGCTAATTTAATAATTTCTGGAAAAAAAACTATAGAATTACGAAAATGGAATACTAATTTTCGTGGAGATTTTTTAATTCATGCACCAATTAAAATCAGGACAGATGATTGTAAGAGATTGAAAATGAATATGAAATTTGTCACAGGAGCAATTATTGGAAAAGCTGAGATTTATGATGTTAAAAAATATAATTCAATCAAAGAAGTAAAAATGGATCAAAAATCACATTTAGCATCAAAAAATTTTCATGATAGAATTTTTGGATTTAAATTAAAAAATGCAAAAGCATTGAGAATTCCAATCCCATGGAAAGGCCAACTAGGATTTTTTGATGTTGATTTACCAAAAACAAAAATCAAAAACACCGAAATTGTTTCAGATATTATTGATGAAGAATATCGCTATCAGTGGATTGGACATCATTAA
- a CDS encoding vWA domain-containing protein, whose amino-acid sequence MQAIQLQTESIVEIATFLVRRWAEKEKMIVEISDKVETRTRLNENKVILTPLEKRIGNDFQKYRQFRTSLWYEAMRVKFCKKILSNDHAFGFILNTLETQRVEKLGREIWKGMDDEIIFNYTYMLVARPQLHSVYGKARIVEAFYQYFMFGAIKGEIQSSQFEQIKKASAFANKIVNKAIDENHDTEWLEENVSQIIKILDIDSLLTIPISLPFMKAGMALSEEELLKVLKIVSKNKEGDFGSIDPASIMRGENVFDEYKVLLDENKKTENKGLNPEAIGVQIPSTKNVDETVIYDMSLINGLKIKFKEWKTGWKEQHLRTGDEFDEENYIEGNEPFFTDVKKSIKTKIVILLDHSSSIASDAMEYKKATLSLCEVLSYLKVKFAVYAFSTENRAVVCWSVKPDNVKWNSITAKRLAQIVANGSTPLAEVYDKMFPILQSKRPDIFLTLTDGEPSDPDAVRLMTKSFKGLGINMVSLGLGPNTVRATTIANNLKHLGYEKTMAVSRLKDIPSKVIRILDV is encoded by the coding sequence ATGCAAGCAATTCAACTTCAAACAGAATCTATAGTAGAGATTGCCACTTTTCTTGTAAGAAGATGGGCTGAAAAAGAGAAAATGATTGTAGAAATTTCAGATAAGGTTGAAACAAGAACAAGATTAAATGAAAATAAAGTAATCTTAACACCTCTAGAAAAAAGAATTGGGAATGATTTTCAAAAATATCGTCAATTTAGAACGTCATTATGGTATGAAGCAATGAGGGTTAAATTCTGCAAAAAAATTCTTAGTAATGATCATGCATTTGGGTTTATTCTGAATACACTGGAAACACAAAGAGTAGAAAAACTAGGTAGAGAAATTTGGAAAGGAATGGATGATGAGATTATCTTTAATTACACCTACATGCTTGTTGCACGGCCACAACTACATTCAGTTTATGGAAAAGCAAGGATAGTTGAAGCATTCTATCAATACTTTATGTTTGGAGCAATTAAAGGAGAAATTCAGTCTAGCCAATTCGAGCAAATAAAAAAAGCATCAGCATTTGCAAATAAAATAGTCAATAAAGCAATTGATGAAAATCATGATACTGAATGGCTTGAGGAAAATGTTAGTCAAATAATTAAGATTTTAGATATTGATTCACTTCTTACAATTCCCATATCTTTGCCTTTTATGAAAGCGGGAATGGCATTATCTGAAGAAGAATTATTAAAAGTTCTAAAGATAGTTTCAAAGAACAAAGAAGGTGATTTTGGATCAATAGATCCTGCATCTATAATGAGAGGAGAGAATGTATTTGATGAATACAAGGTATTACTAGACGAAAATAAAAAAACAGAAAACAAAGGATTGAATCCAGAAGCAATAGGAGTTCAAATTCCTTCTACAAAAAATGTTGATGAAACAGTAATTTACGATATGAGTTTGATAAATGGATTAAAAATCAAATTTAAAGAATGGAAAACAGGTTGGAAAGAACAACATCTAAGAACTGGAGATGAGTTTGATGAGGAAAATTACATTGAAGGTAATGAGCCATTCTTTACAGATGTAAAAAAATCTATTAAGACTAAAATTGTGATTTTGTTAGATCATTCTTCAAGTATCGCTTCAGATGCAATGGAATACAAAAAAGCAACACTATCTTTATGTGAAGTTTTATCTTATCTTAAAGTAAAATTTGCAGTATATGCATTTAGTACGGAAAATAGAGCCGTTGTATGCTGGTCAGTTAAACCAGACAATGTAAAATGGAACAGCATTACTGCAAAAAGATTAGCTCAAATTGTAGCTAATGGTTCCACTCCACTAGCAGAGGTGTACGATAAGATGTTTCCAATTTTACAATCAAAAAGACCAGATATTTTTTTGACGTTAACAGATGGTGAGCCTTCAGATCCTGATGCAGTTAGATTAATGACCAAATCATTCAAAGGATTAGGTATCAACATGGTATCTTTAGGCCTCGGTCCCAATACTGTAAGGGCAACCACAATTGCAAATAACCTAAAGCATTTAGGTTATGAAAAAACTATGGCCGTAAGTAGGTTAAAAGATATTCCTAGCAAGGTAATTAGAATTTTAGATGTGTAA
- a CDS encoding pyridoxal-phosphate dependent enzyme, whose protein sequence is MDENQRNEIDNELLQKFEEQIWNKIPHLENGKIVNPTPLVDLTEDLKECAKKVYKLDLDDKNLKIYGKFDSTLLSGSIKVRAAAHIIHDAIVSGKLKGNQTVIEATSGNFGIALGQLSKIGVNVVALVSRKLQEGVFKELRNENIRIMDLDMDICPAPGMENKADELAAKATAGNIRSQLSELGFNPEIFDINIQEIESLLAKQDIINLARLLAKIYDLFCPKQYDNELNTEIHRTVTGVEIDQQLHENGDSLEDYQIVCSFGTGGTSGGLSQYVAQKYDKKSIHVVFPSPGQDVAGIRTKAKATGLTLYKPETFAAEHEIDYEKAKFLLKFFVDKGHDIGESTALALFSVIQMVSSGVHSKFVVIVADGIGKYKKNFEQISKNQVPITISLQEAASIADDYDRIIWVHTQYTPKEEGIEMIARSLGVDKTKISIPKARTINDLLSTQQIPEELNNELNGAKGKALLVCMAGNTSLMTAQVLASKGIVTQSLTGGITNLPEGRGKNPGQFIKAATE, encoded by the coding sequence ATGGATGAAAATCAGAGAAATGAAATTGATAATGAACTATTACAGAAATTTGAAGAGCAAATATGGAATAAAATCCCCCATCTTGAAAATGGCAAAATAGTAAACCCAACGCCATTGGTTGATTTAACAGAAGATTTGAAGGAATGCGCCAAAAAAGTCTACAAATTAGATCTTGATGATAAAAATTTAAAAATTTATGGAAAATTTGATTCTACATTACTTAGCGGTTCAATAAAAGTAAGAGCTGCAGCTCACATCATTCATGATGCAATTGTTTCAGGAAAATTAAAAGGGAATCAAACAGTGATAGAAGCCACTTCGGGTAACTTTGGAATTGCACTTGGACAATTATCAAAAATTGGAGTAAATGTTGTTGCACTTGTATCTAGAAAATTACAAGAAGGTGTGTTTAAAGAATTAAGAAACGAAAACATTCGAATTATGGATTTGGATATGGATATTTGCCCAGCACCAGGAATGGAAAATAAAGCTGATGAATTAGCTGCAAAAGCAACTGCAGGAAATATTCGTTCACAGTTATCAGAGCTTGGATTTAATCCCGAAATTTTTGACATAAATATTCAAGAGATCGAATCATTGTTGGCCAAACAAGATATCATAAATCTAGCAAGATTACTAGCAAAAATTTACGATTTATTTTGTCCAAAACAATATGATAATGAATTAAACACAGAGATTCATAGAACAGTTACAGGTGTTGAGATTGATCAACAATTACATGAAAATGGAGATTCCTTAGAAGATTATCAAATTGTTTGTTCATTTGGTACTGGGGGAACTTCTGGAGGTTTGAGTCAATATGTTGCTCAAAAATATGATAAAAAATCAATACATGTTGTTTTTCCTAGTCCAGGACAAGATGTTGCAGGAATTAGAACTAAAGCCAAGGCTACAGGATTAACACTCTACAAGCCTGAAACATTTGCTGCAGAACACGAAATAGATTATGAAAAGGCAAAATTCCTTTTGAAGTTCTTTGTAGACAAAGGTCACGATATAGGAGAAAGTACAGCCTTAGCATTGTTTTCTGTGATACAAATGGTAAGTTCAGGAGTTCATAGTAAATTTGTAGTAATTGTAGCTGATGGGATTGGAAAATATAAGAAGAATTTTGAACAAATATCAAAAAATCAAGTTCCAATTACAATTTCATTACAAGAAGCTGCATCAATTGCAGATGATTATGATAGAATTATTTGGGTTCACACTCAATATACTCCAAAAGAAGAAGGTATAGAAATGATTGCAAGATCATTGGGGGTTGATAAAACAAAAATATCCATACCTAAAGCAAGAACAATCAATGATTTATTATCAACACAGCAAATTCCAGAAGAGCTCAATAACGAACTGAATGGGGCAAAAGGAAAAGCGTTGCTAGTATGCATGGCTGGAAATACTTCACTGATGACTGCACAAGTTTTGGCCAGTAAAGGAATTGTTACTCAAAGTCTAACTGGAGGAATTACAAATTTGCCTGAAGGAAGAGGTAAAAACCCAGGGCAATTCATCAAAGCAGCTACTGAATAA
- the serS gene encoding serine--tRNA ligase: MLDPKLIKENPQIIQEMLKAREMEFDLDGLIEYDQKRREFIIKTDELRKKKNQVALEISQKKKKGEDASLILEEMKNVSGKLSELESEQENIEKSYSRLALTIPNLVHKSVPVGADENANKEMKKWGKIPEFDFKINDHIDISENLDLVDLERAAKVAGARFYYLKNDLVRLNQSLIHYGLDFLAKKEYSLIQPPYMINRESMEGAVIADDFEEVIYKVEEEDLYMIGTSEHAMAAMHAKEIIEGKDLPLRYAGVSPCFRKEAGAHGRDQKGIFRVHQFDKIEQFVFSRPEDSWNEHEKMISVAEEFYQNLEIPYRVMLLSTGDMGKVSAKTYDIEAWMSGQNAYREIVSCSNCLDYQARRLKIRFRDKTNEETQYVHTLNSTLIATSRILVALMENGQTKDGHIKIPHVLQSYMGNQKEI; this comes from the coding sequence ATGCTAGATCCAAAATTAATCAAAGAAAACCCCCAGATTATTCAAGAGATGCTAAAAGCTAGAGAAATGGAATTTGATTTGGATGGATTAATTGAGTATGATCAAAAAAGGCGTGAATTTATCATCAAAACAGATGAATTAAGAAAAAAGAAAAATCAAGTGGCATTAGAAATTTCACAGAAAAAAAAGAAAGGAGAAGATGCATCATTGATTTTAGAAGAGATGAAAAATGTATCAGGAAAACTTTCAGAACTAGAGTCAGAACAAGAAAACATTGAAAAATCATATTCAAGACTGGCTCTAACAATTCCAAATCTTGTTCATAAATCAGTTCCAGTCGGAGCAGATGAAAATGCAAATAAAGAAATGAAAAAATGGGGTAAAATTCCAGAATTTGATTTCAAGATAAATGATCATATCGATATTTCAGAAAATTTAGATTTGGTGGACTTGGAAAGAGCTGCAAAGGTAGCAGGTGCAAGATTTTATTATCTAAAAAATGATCTTGTAAGACTCAATCAATCATTAATTCATTATGGATTAGATTTTCTTGCAAAAAAAGAATATTCACTAATTCAACCACCATACATGATTAATCGAGAATCAATGGAAGGGGCAGTTATAGCAGATGATTTTGAAGAAGTAATTTACAAAGTTGAAGAAGAGGATCTCTACATGATTGGCACATCTGAGCATGCTATGGCTGCAATGCATGCTAAAGAAATCATAGAGGGAAAAGATTTGCCTTTAAGATATGCAGGTGTAAGCCCATGTTTTAGAAAAGAAGCTGGTGCTCATGGAAGAGATCAAAAAGGAATTTTCAGAGTACATCAATTTGATAAAATTGAACAATTTGTATTTTCTAGACCAGAAGATTCATGGAATGAGCATGAAAAAATGATTTCAGTTGCTGAAGAATTTTATCAAAATTTAGAAATTCCATACAGAGTAATGTTACTCTCAACTGGAGACATGGGGAAAGTTTCAGCTAAAACATATGATATTGAAGCATGGATGTCAGGGCAAAATGCCTATAGAGAGATAGTATCTTGTTCAAATTGTTTAGATTATCAAGCACGTAGATTGAAGATACGATTTAGAGACAAAACAAATGAGGAAACACAATACGTGCATACCCTCAATAGTACACTAATTGCCACATCTAGAATTTTGGTAGCATTAATGGAGAATGGTCAAACAAAAGATGGGCACATCAAAATCCCTCATGTTTTACAGAGTTACATGGGAAATCAGAAAGAGATCTAG